The following proteins are encoded in a genomic region of Brachypodium distachyon strain Bd21 chromosome 1, Brachypodium_distachyon_v3.0, whole genome shotgun sequence:
- the LOC100822804 gene encoding (R)-mandelonitrile lyase-like isoform X2, with protein sequence MAAAPARLRFFLLLVALLPSLAAAQSRPFGGAPPGYARYVADAAGEEQEEYDYIVVGGGAAGCPLAATLAGPGGGRVLLLERGGAPSEFPALATAGGFVRTLALADPSPESDAPAQAFSSEDGVANVRARVLGGGTAINAGFYSRAHPSWFQGQGEGAEVTDWDMRLVNASYEWVEQELAFQPEVHGWQAAVRAALLEANVTPWNGFTVEHVTGTKIGATTFDASGRRHSAADLLAFARPGRLHVAIRATVTRIIINPIDPAARRGRSRPAVAAVGVVYQDRLLQQHHALLRPGGEVILSAGALGSPQLLLLSGIGPASDLTSLGIPNSADAPDVGKHMFDNPRNGISIIPSVPIDHSLIQVVGIPSANGTASYLEAASYIVPLAPMLRPAGPFISPSSPLYVTMATIMEKVPGPLSEGSLWLSSPNPLETPAVRFNYFSRPEDLAQCVVGVRRVAQVLRSRTMDIFRSTVGSSSQGRRGPVRRDFRIVGATLPVDWSTNNTAVADFCRRTVTTLWHYHGGCVVGKVVDRDFRVIGTRALRVVDGSTFSVTPGTNPQATVMMMGRYVGQKMVGERHSRRQANISS encoded by the exons gcgggggaggagcaggaggagtaCGACTACATCGTGgtcgggggcggcgcggcggggtgCCCGCTCGCGGCCACGCTGGCGGGGCCGGGGGGCGGGCGCGTGCTCCTGctcgagcgcggcggcgcgcccaGCGAGTTCCCGGCGCTCGCCACCGCGGGAGGGTTCGTCAGGACGCTCGCGCTCGCGGACCCTTCGCCCGAGTCCGACGCGCCCGCGCAGGCGTTCAGCTCCGAGGACGGCGTCGCCAACGTGCGCGCACGggtgctcggcggcggcaccgccaTCAATGCCGGGTTCTACTCCCGCGCGCACCCGAGCTGGTTTCAGGGCCAAGGGGAG GGTGCTGAGGTAACGGATTGGGACATGCGTCTGGTGAATGCATCATATGAGTGGGTGGAGCAAGAGCTGGCATTCCAGCCGGAGGTGCATGGGTGGCAGGCGGCGGTACGCGCTGCACTGCTGGAAGCTAATGTGACGCCGTGGAACGGCTTCACGGTGGAGCATGTCACTGGCACTAAGATTGGTGCCACCACCTTTGATGCATCAGGGCGCCGCCACAGCGCTGCGGACCTCCTTGCTTTTGCCCGTCCTGGTCGTCTCCATGTTGCTATCCGTGCTACGGTTACCCGCATCATCATTAACCCTATTGATCCTG CCGCGCGCCGTGGAAGGTCTAGaccagcagtagcagcagttGGCGTTGTGTACCAGGACCGTCTTCTCCAGCAGCACCATGCCCTGTTGCGCCCAGGTGGGGAGGTCATACTTTCTGCAGGTGCCCTAGGAAGTCCCCAACTGCTGCTTCTCAGTGGCATTGGTCCTGCTAGTGATCTTACGTCCCTCGGCATCCCCAATTCTGCTGATGCCCCTGATGTTGGCAAGCATATGTTTGACAACCCTCGTAACGGCATCTCCATCATCCCATCAGTCCCTATTGACCACTCCCTTATCCAGGTAGTTGGCATCCCTTCTGCTAATGGAACTGCCTCCTACCTCGAGGCTGCGTCATACATTGTCCCCCTTGCTCCTATGCTGCGCCCTGCCGGTCCTTTTATCAGCCCTTCTTCCCCACTCTATGTTACTATGGCAACTATCATGGAAAAGGTTCCTGGCCCATTATCTGAGGGTTCACTCTGGCTATCATCACCCAACCCCTTGGAGACCCCTGCCGTCCGTTTCAACTACTTCAGCCGCCCCGAGGACCTGGCACAATGCGTCGTGGGGGTCCGCCGTGTCGCGCAAGTGCTCCGGAGCAGGACAATGGACATATTCCGTTCGACAGTAGGGTCATCGAGCCAAGGCAGGAGAGGGCCTGTCAGGAGGGACTTCAGGATCGTGGGGGCAACGCTGCCAGTCGACTGGAGCACGAACAACACGGCCGTCGCAGATTTCTGCAGGCGAACCGTGACGACGCTATGGCACTATCATGGAGGGTGTGTGGTTGGGAAGGTTGTTGACAGGGATTTCCGGGTCATCGGCACGCGCGCTCTTCGTGTGGTGGATGGGTCGACATTCAGCGTGACACCTGGGACGAATCCTCAAGCCACAGTCATGATGATGGGCAG GTATGTGGGGCAGAAGATGGTTGGGGAGCGACACAGCAGAAGGCAAGCGAACATATCATCGTAA
- the LOC100822804 gene encoding (R)-mandelonitrile lyase-like isoform X1 — MAAAPARLRFFLLLVALLPSLAAAQSRPFGGAPPGYARYVADAAGEEQEEYDYIVVGGGAAGCPLAATLAGPGGGRVLLLERGGAPSEFPALATAGGFVRTLALADPSPESDAPAQAFSSEDGVANVRARVLGGGTAINAGFYSRAHPSWFQGQGETQGAEVTDWDMRLVNASYEWVEQELAFQPEVHGWQAAVRAALLEANVTPWNGFTVEHVTGTKIGATTFDASGRRHSAADLLAFARPGRLHVAIRATVTRIIINPIDPAARRGRSRPAVAAVGVVYQDRLLQQHHALLRPGGEVILSAGALGSPQLLLLSGIGPASDLTSLGIPNSADAPDVGKHMFDNPRNGISIIPSVPIDHSLIQVVGIPSANGTASYLEAASYIVPLAPMLRPAGPFISPSSPLYVTMATIMEKVPGPLSEGSLWLSSPNPLETPAVRFNYFSRPEDLAQCVVGVRRVAQVLRSRTMDIFRSTVGSSSQGRRGPVRRDFRIVGATLPVDWSTNNTAVADFCRRTVTTLWHYHGGCVVGKVVDRDFRVIGTRALRVVDGSTFSVTPGTNPQATVMMMGRYVGQKMVGERHSRRQANISS; from the exons gcgggggaggagcaggaggagtaCGACTACATCGTGgtcgggggcggcgcggcggggtgCCCGCTCGCGGCCACGCTGGCGGGGCCGGGGGGCGGGCGCGTGCTCCTGctcgagcgcggcggcgcgcccaGCGAGTTCCCGGCGCTCGCCACCGCGGGAGGGTTCGTCAGGACGCTCGCGCTCGCGGACCCTTCGCCCGAGTCCGACGCGCCCGCGCAGGCGTTCAGCTCCGAGGACGGCGTCGCCAACGTGCGCGCACGggtgctcggcggcggcaccgccaTCAATGCCGGGTTCTACTCCCGCGCGCACCCGAGCTGGTTTCAGGGCCAAGGGGAG ACTCAGGGTGCTGAGGTAACGGATTGGGACATGCGTCTGGTGAATGCATCATATGAGTGGGTGGAGCAAGAGCTGGCATTCCAGCCGGAGGTGCATGGGTGGCAGGCGGCGGTACGCGCTGCACTGCTGGAAGCTAATGTGACGCCGTGGAACGGCTTCACGGTGGAGCATGTCACTGGCACTAAGATTGGTGCCACCACCTTTGATGCATCAGGGCGCCGCCACAGCGCTGCGGACCTCCTTGCTTTTGCCCGTCCTGGTCGTCTCCATGTTGCTATCCGTGCTACGGTTACCCGCATCATCATTAACCCTATTGATCCTG CCGCGCGCCGTGGAAGGTCTAGaccagcagtagcagcagttGGCGTTGTGTACCAGGACCGTCTTCTCCAGCAGCACCATGCCCTGTTGCGCCCAGGTGGGGAGGTCATACTTTCTGCAGGTGCCCTAGGAAGTCCCCAACTGCTGCTTCTCAGTGGCATTGGTCCTGCTAGTGATCTTACGTCCCTCGGCATCCCCAATTCTGCTGATGCCCCTGATGTTGGCAAGCATATGTTTGACAACCCTCGTAACGGCATCTCCATCATCCCATCAGTCCCTATTGACCACTCCCTTATCCAGGTAGTTGGCATCCCTTCTGCTAATGGAACTGCCTCCTACCTCGAGGCTGCGTCATACATTGTCCCCCTTGCTCCTATGCTGCGCCCTGCCGGTCCTTTTATCAGCCCTTCTTCCCCACTCTATGTTACTATGGCAACTATCATGGAAAAGGTTCCTGGCCCATTATCTGAGGGTTCACTCTGGCTATCATCACCCAACCCCTTGGAGACCCCTGCCGTCCGTTTCAACTACTTCAGCCGCCCCGAGGACCTGGCACAATGCGTCGTGGGGGTCCGCCGTGTCGCGCAAGTGCTCCGGAGCAGGACAATGGACATATTCCGTTCGACAGTAGGGTCATCGAGCCAAGGCAGGAGAGGGCCTGTCAGGAGGGACTTCAGGATCGTGGGGGCAACGCTGCCAGTCGACTGGAGCACGAACAACACGGCCGTCGCAGATTTCTGCAGGCGAACCGTGACGACGCTATGGCACTATCATGGAGGGTGTGTGGTTGGGAAGGTTGTTGACAGGGATTTCCGGGTCATCGGCACGCGCGCTCTTCGTGTGGTGGATGGGTCGACATTCAGCGTGACACCTGGGACGAATCCTCAAGCCACAGTCATGATGATGGGCAG GTATGTGGGGCAGAAGATGGTTGGGGAGCGACACAGCAGAAGGCAAGCGAACATATCATCGTAA